Genomic segment of Triticum aestivum cultivar Chinese Spring chromosome 6A, IWGSC CS RefSeq v2.1, whole genome shotgun sequence:
NNNNNNNNNNNNNNNNNNNNNNNNNNNNNNNNNNNNNNNNNNNNNNNNNNNNNNNNNNNNNNNNNNNNNNNNNNNNNNNNNNNNNNNNNNNNNNNNNNNNNNNNNNNNNNNNNNNNNNNNNNNNNNNNNNNNNNNNNNNNNNNNNNNNNNNNNNNNNNNNNNNNNNNNNNNNNNNNNNNNNNNNNNNNNNNNNNNNNNNNNNNNNNNNNNNNNNNNNNNNNNNNNNNNNNNNNNNNNNNNNNNNNNNNNNNNNNNNNNNNNNNNNNNNNNNNNNNNNNNNNNNNNNNNNNNNNNNNNNNNNNNNNNNNNNNNNNNNNNNNNNNNNNNNNNNNNNNNNNNNNNNNNNNNNNNNNNNNNNNNNNNNNNNNNNNNNNNNNNNNNNNNNNNNNNNNNNNNNNNNNNNNNNNNNNNNNNNNNNNNNNNNNNNNNNNNNNNNNNNNNNNNNNNNNNNNNNNNNNNNNNNNNNNNNNNNNNNNNNNNNNNNNNNNNNNNNNNNNNNNNNNNNNNNNNNNNNNNNNNNNCATGGGCCATAAATCCATCGTAATGTGTTAATGGAATGTAGTAATGGATCCTTTCATTACACCTCTCGGCATAAATCTAGCTACTATCCACGATTAGGAAAATTCACATGTAGTAATGAGTTAATGGAATGTAGTAACAGAGTGAAGGGAACATAGTAATGTTCTGATGTCTATTACCATCATGAGTCGTGTGGCTGTAGTAATGAAAATTAAATTTGTTACTATATTCACTAGTGTTTTTACCTTCATTTGCTAAAGCATGGGAGAAAAATCCATCGTAACAAGTTCATGGAATGTAGTAATGGACCATGTTCATTGCGCCTCTCCACATAATTTCTGCATAACGTAGCTGTGCACGATTAGGAAAATTTGCATGTACTAATGAGTTAATGGAATGTAGTAACAGACTGAAGTGAACCTAGTAATGTAGTGATGTCTATTATCATCAGCGTTCTCTTTTACGAGGTTTCTTCACTTTTTACTAACATGCACTATGCATGGTAATGCTACTTTCGATATATGATAAACCAATTACTAGATGATCTTTCATTTACCATTAGAGGACCTAGTAGTGGTGTCTGTGGAAGCCTTTCAATTCCATTACCCTATATGCTAGTACTTTTACAGTTTAGTGGCAGGAGGCGTGGCTCTTAGTGTGACGCGTGGAATCCGTAAAGCATTTATCTCGTTACCATATACATTGTTTTTTTACTGTGATTAATTAGCAAACGGAAATGCCGCGCAGGGGTGGGGCGCAAGGGAGGGTAACAAAAATTAGACCTGTTACGATATTTGCCACTTGCTTTTACCCTCATTTTCTCTACTATGGCGGATGTGTGGCTGCGCCCAGCCCGAGCGGCTCACCGAGACCGGCGCGTAGGATTAGATGTTTGCGCGCACGCTTAGTTTAGCGcgaccgtatatatatatatatatatatatatatatatatatatatatatatatatatatatatatatatatatatatatatatatatatatatatatatcaggttctttccaacatgccgggcttgccaaaggataaaatgaaaaaggaaaggtgaagatcaccatgactcttgcataaggtagaagataataataaaagataggcccttcgcagagggaagcagaggttgccatgcgcttttatggttggatgcacaaaatcttaatgcgaaagatcgtcactttatatttcccctNNNNNNNNNNNNNNNNNNNNNNNNNNNNNNNNNNNNNNNNNNNNNNNNNNNNNNNNNNNNNNNNNNNNNNNNNNNNNNNNNNNNNNNNNNNNNNNNNNNNNNNNNNNNNNNNNNNNNNNNNNNNNNNNNNNNNNNNNNNNNNNNNNNNNNNNNNNNNNNNNNNNNNNNNNNNNNNNNNNNNNNNNNNNNNNNNNNNNNNNNNNNNNNNNNNNNNNNNNNNNNNNNNNNNNNNNNNNNNNNNNNNNNNNNNNNNNNNNNNNNNNNNNNNNNNNNNNNNNNNNNNNNNNNNNNNNNNNNNNNNNNNNNNNNNNNNNNNNNTATACACACACACTAGcaaaaagggcccgtgcgttgcaccgggagaaaaaaaatcataatctccaaTGGCCATGACTATATTTTgttgcatcaccgagatacacaATCACTCTCAATTTCATGAAATCATGGGCATTTTTAAACTCGTGCACATACCTACAATCGAGAATaattttcaaatccgtgaacatttttacaaatttTTGAATATTTTCTAAGACCAAGAACATTATCTAAATTTATGAAAGTTTTATacaatttgcaaacatttttctaaaatagTAATTATTTTTCAAACAATTTTTTGAATCGGCGAACATTTCTAGAAATGACAGATATTTCTTCCTTTCATCAAATAATATCTAAACTCCGCTCGTGAGTAAATTAAAAATGTTTGTCACTACCACATGGATACATCCAACATCAAAGAGTTTATTTTTGACTTTCGAAATCAAAAGCAACATATACTCGCTAATTTTGTTCAACAATAACAGTAATTTATGATTTCCTACAGTTTAAAAAAAGCTCACATATCTATCTTGTGTGAAGAGATAGCTCTTCCAAATTGAGTAGTGGCCTGAATACTGaattattatttttgcttttcAGAGCTGGTAACTTGCTAACTTCACCCTGTTGTCTAATTTCTGGACACATTAGCCTACTCGCATAATATAGATAGAGTGACTTTGCTTCAGTTAATACATGCCTCtacttctagttctagttggtatAGTTGATTTCCAAAGAGAATGAAGTTCTACTATTTAGTATTGTCCTCGAAGTTACAAAGATAAAatacaaagcaagagagaacataTGATATACGTCCATGCCATCGTGAATCAGAATGACAAGGCTCAGTGTCTAATTGACACATTGCTATGAGTCCAAACTAACCAAGGTCTCGTCAATTCTGGGATTTAGAAATTGGAAGAATGGGGCTAAGTTCTAATAAAGCTTCTGTTATTGTTTCCAAAGAACCTAGGTGAGGAGGCAATATCTTTTAGATATAGTCAAGAACAGAATCGAACAGGCTCGCTAAATTCATTTCACTATTATGCATAAGGAATCCTTGTTAAATATACTTGTCTCTGCATCCGGAGTGGGTGATACAGATTAAGTACAATAAAAACATGTTTATGCACCCGGAGTCCTTGGTCCTTATAAGAACTTTAGTTCAGAATAATTCAGTGAAATGACCATAAATCTTCTGAAAGTAACGATATAAATAAGGGATATGAATAGGAAAATAAGCATATACACTGATTTTGAATGGACCTCTTCAAAAGTAAGTAATTGCTTAAATACTGAAGAAAAAATTATTCTTTTCAAAGCTGGTGACTTGCTAACTTCCCTCTCATCCTGCTACCAGTCAATAGACTatgtaaaagaaaataaaagaaacaacAGAACCGCACCTACTACATATACATTATACCTCTAGACATATACTAAAGATGCAACCAAATTGCAGTACATTCTTCTGCTCTGGTTCAAGCTGCATGTTTCCTACATCCTACCTCAGCCAAAGAAACAACTTCAAGTCAATTCTAGGTAGCTGCATTGCCTATGTCTGAAACCCAACATACGATTGATATTCCCAGCTGCATTGTCTATGTCTAAAACCCGGCATACAATTGCCTTATGTGCTAGATTCTCAAGAGAAGTTTTATTGTCGCTTCTGCAGAAAGTAGAAGCATTATTACATAAATAATAATGCTCCAGTGGTGCAGAACTGGATTGCATAATAAGTTGTGGTACATTGGGCAACAGAGAAGCTATGCATTGGGTATTAATTATCTTCTGAAACTGTAGTACATACCTCAGGCGAAACATGGTCAGACGGAGTTCCGGTGAAGGGTGGAGCACGAGCGGATAGTGTTCCTGCTAAGTCGGCGGAACGGCGAGATTGGATGGATGCCGCCTGTGACCCGGTCATTCAGCAGTATCTAGGGGCCACTTCAGGGACTTCGTCATGCACAACTTCATCTCCATCGATCCCTGCCCCAATGAACACCTTGCCAGATGCCAGAGTTCCACACCAATGAACACCTTGCCAGATGCATGCCTATACAGAGGGAGTACACGTGAAAGAACATTAATTCCATGTAGTAATACTGCTTATGTGAATTAATTATGGTAAACAAAATTTCAGCTAAAATAAAGAAAGATTGAAAACAGTATAAATAAATTTTCGAATATTTTAGTTATTCATACAAACATGTTCACGAAATATGGCAGACAACCTCCATATCAACAAACATGCAACTATAGATAGTTACAACTAAACTTGTATGTCGTTGTCTTACTTCAAAGTAGGTGAGTACCTTGTCCAGCAGTGGCCTGAGCTTGGATAATTCATATCCTTGCACATCTATTTTTCCTACATGTATTATGACAATTTGTTCAGAAAAGCAGGATAACTAAGAAAAGATGAAtatataaagatttatatattagATCTCACATCATAAATCTCCAAACGATTTTGTGCTCCCACTCTCTGCCAGATGAGAAACTCTAGGCAATTTCCATGGAAATTTACCACATATCATGGAACTGGTATATTATATCATACCATGGTACACAATATTTCTCCTTTATCCTTTTTGTAATTCAAGCTTCAAAGAAATAGCCAATGAAAAGGTACTGGAAATGTCAAAACATTGGGCAAGATTTGTGAGAATGTCTGCTAGTATAACAATAAAATAGACAGATAAATAACCAAGCAATAAGTAGATGGTAAGAAACTAAGCATGGATGTGATTTTGAACCAAGCCTGAAGCTCTGTCTTATGAATTGAGAACAATGGTGAGTGAACCATGGAAAGCAACTCAATTTCCTTCTTGTTTTCTGCTTGCTTGTACATCTATTTTTGTCGTTCTCTCCTGTGGTCATGGAGTAAAATCAACATGCCATATATATCAATATTTTTGTTCATGTTATCATGCACTGTGGTTCTAGGGAGTAAATTCTGAGCAGAACGGGCTAGCAGCACTGTACTTACTATATACCAACAATTTACTCGAAAGTAGCTGCTACCAAAAATATATACTGGTAAGCGACTGCTATACATGTGATTGCAGAGATGTTCCTCCAACCTGTACTGATCAGAGATTCTGAAGCAGAGCCAGCTACCTAACCAACATGCCTAGCAGACGAACACGATGTGGGGGTAAGCCATGGTTGCGAACCAAACACACAAGTCATGCCAGCATAGCAGACGGTGGAAGCCTGCAACAGCAATGCGTGGGTGAGGTCGAGACCGTCGGGCTCGCCGTCGCTGCTGTTGCACGAGTTTCCACCTCCATCGCCGCTCTCGAGGAAGTCGTTGACGAGCATGGCAGGTCCATGTCACTCTCGTGGCTGCCGTGGTGGCTCTGGCCCCTACCCTCCACGCATCCAAAGCCAGAGCTCACCTCTCTGGCTGCTCTGTTGACGAGCGCCCAGATTCAAACCGCAGGGGAGCCATGCCCCAGTGGCTGAATTCGTAGAGGAGGCCTGCCTGGATCGATGTTCATGCTTCGGCTGGGGATCGACACCGATGAGCAGCCTGGGTCTGAATCTGAAAGAGAGATTGGGTGTGCAAAGGGGATGAGGTGGGTGGCGGCGCCCTAGCATGGCCTCGGGCAGAGGCAGGGCCTGGACCGGCGTGACAGTGGCGAAAGCTAATAGGATGAAGATCGAGGGAGTGTGAGGTGGCTGCGGGCGTCGCGCTAGCCGCCACCGTCGGACTGTGCTTCGAGTCATCGCCGCTGCCTGACTGCTCTCTCCCAGCCTCCCAGGTAAGAGCCTCTCTCGATCTCGACGTACGAAGACCAAGTCGAGGGAGATCGACGAAAGAATAGGAAGGAGGCCGAGTCTGGTGCGGCAACGCATCGTTTGTCAGATTTCATGTTTGCGTGTTTTGCACATGACGTGGTTCCCCGAATTAGTATCACCCcgtgtatatgttttaaattcaaagtgaaaacgtaaattcacgggaagaaacgtattgtgacggtgaacccgacaaagtcaatccatgcgttgcaacgggagaaaaaaaatgcCTCAATCTTAAAAACATGGTTCAAGTCCCCACACAGGTACACGCCCACCATTTGAACACAGCGGAGAAGCACTAATAGCATAAACCGTGAATATGAAATATTAATAAAGCTTAATTTCCCTGTTCAAGTTTAATAGTGCCAAAAAAAAGTTACAAAGGCACGCATTGTTTTGTACATGGATTGATAGCTACAGAGTATCTACTGCTAGTGTGGATTTTCTAGCTTGAATTGTACCCTTCCTGCATAGAATAAGAGATTTTTACTATGCCAAATCTCATTTCATGACATTAATaacaaaattttaaattttaaaaCATTATCCTACTGTAACAATTTTAAATTAAATTGATGAAATCTAACAGGCTAATATTTCTTTTAGGTGAGACCCTATATTCATTTTTTTCTTAGGAATATTCAAAATCTCATTGTtagtttatttaattttctaaaatgaaGTTTTATTTTTTATATGATCTTCCTTGGTCATTGTACCTGAAATATGACTATGTTTGtaggaaaaacaaaacaaaaacttaAATGTGTAgttagttttattttatttagaAATACGAGCATACATGTTTTGATTGTTTGCACCTGCTTATATTTTTTTGGAAAGATGTTTTGATTGTTTGCACATAATATTATTTTTTGTTAACAAAAAAAAGCCTCAAATGTGTAGTTAATTTTTTCATCCACATGATTCTTCATGTCTCGGTTAAACCATCAATTGTCTCCAGGTTCCAAAGTTATAAAGGAGGCACACTATAAGAAAGATAAACAATAGAAAGAAAAGAAGCACAAATTTAACCATAGAAGAAAAAATGTTGCCTCTATACCTCTTCATCAAGGCGATTACCAGTTACAGTGAATACCCTTCTTTCAACGACTTCCTGGTACTCCTGCCCGATTGATTCTCTCATTACTTGCATCAGAGGGAAACAACACCGAATCACACACATTATACTATTCTATCTTCAGAGATATCAGGCTGATAGCATACTATCAATAATCTACCATAATGGTTAAGAAACATTTGTGTAAAGTTACTCAAAGTCCATAGGACAATTGGCAAAAACATAGTTGAGTAGTATCTTTCTTTTACTTTCTAGAACATATAAGCATTAGCGAAGTAACTTGCACTCTGCTAGATGTTCAGAATTCCTATGGGTTCTAGCCTGGATGGCTCATAGACATGGCAAAGTAGAGTGGTTTCTCCCTGCTGCTGCTCTATGAAGGTATATCAAATTAAATAGCCCTAGTAGTAAACAGAAATAAGGACTGGTTTTAACTTTTTGTGTATGTATCTAAAGAAAAGATTAGAGGGAACATTTATTCACAAGCAGAGGAGGAAAATCATCACATACATGCCAATTTGGACATTTCCAGTTGAAAACAATACCTGAAAATCATCCATCTGTTCCTTCATTTTCTTTTTCACTGCTCTGTAGAGAGAGAACAGAAAGCAGAGTGAACAAGGACTAATTCATGCAGGCAAGAAGAAACAAAATTGACAGAAAATTAATTTACCCAATAGTCTGTTCCCTTGATTGATCTACCGCAGAGCCCTTCCCGCATCCAGGTTTCTGCATGTTAGGTAAGTTCTGTAGCACAGCATAGGGGCAAGCAGCAAACCATAATCAGATACAGCTAGGAAAGAATAACAGACAGACATGAGCAAGGTTAAGTGAAAGCATACATACGCAGCACGTGATCAGCTAAGACAACTATTTGCGTACCAATCAATGTAAAAAAATACAACCTTTGTTCATTGTAACAATGATACGGTGCCAGTTTAAAGTACTTGTACCAGAAAAGAAGACACATACCATCTCATATTTTCCAGAGCTCTGAAAGTAAAAAACCAACAGGTGCAAGAATCGGAACAGAGAATAGCATAATCCACACTTTTCTTCATAACTGCCCAAAGAACGGACCATCGAACACCTTCCGTGCACGCTCCAGATCACCTGCCCGCAGCCCCGGATCAGCGTGTTGAAGGAGTAGATGTCTAGGACGACGCTCTCGTTGACACGGGCGTTGTGGATCCGCCTGGCCATGGCCCCATGGCCG
This window contains:
- the LOC123132522 gene encoding uncharacterized protein isoform X3, with the protein product MSMCWRWRRRRTAQLEVAHPCVGVVDGDQLTTGMQRLRSGLLRGHGAMARRIHNARVNESVVLDIYSFNTLIRGCGQVIWSVHGRCSMVRSLGSYEEKCGLCYSLFRFLHLLVFYFQSSGKYEMNLPNMQKPGCGKGSAVDQSREQTIGAVKKKMKEQMDDFQEYQEVVERRVFTVTGNRLDEELELQKG
- the LOC123132522 gene encoding uncharacterized protein isoform X2, which translates into the protein MSMCWRWRRRRTAQLEVAHPCVGVVDGDQLTTGMQRLRSGLLRGHGAMARRIHNARVNESVVLDIYSFNTLIRGCGQVIWSVHGRCSMVRSLGSYEEKCGLCYSLFRFLHLLVFYFQSSGKYEMNLPNMQKPGCGKGSAVDQSREQTIGAVKKKMKEQMDDFQEYQEVVERRVFTVTGNRLDEEYLFIGYFFEA
- the LOC123132522 gene encoding uncharacterized protein isoform X1; its protein translation is MSMCWRWRRRRTAQLEVAHPCVGVVDGDQLTTGMQRLRSGLLRGHGAMARRIHNARVNESVVLDIYSFNTLIRGCGQVIWSVHGRCSMVRSLGSYEEKCGLCYSLFRFLHLLVFYFQSSGKYEMNLPNMQKPGCGKGSAVDQSREQTIGAVKKKMKEQMDDFQEYQEVVERRVFTVTGNRLDEEERTTKIDVQASRKQEGN